One genomic region from Asterias amurensis chromosome 7, ASM3211899v1 encodes:
- the LOC139940068 gene encoding achaete-scute homolog 1-like, with amino-acid sequence MAISMENSQKFLQQAVQQLVSEVNSALPKRVTKRRLDRSDPNQPELVRCKRRIHFNYLQQTPPVAVARRNERERNRVKLVNLGFTSLRQQLPNGAANKKMSKVETLRSAVDYIKQLQDLLDETDAVNAVFNNSSLSPTCSLTSSPSPSSYSPESSSSEVLTPEEEELVNFTDWFTMNGAC; translated from the coding sequence ATGGCCATCAGTATGGAAAACTCGCAGAAATTTCTGCAGCAAGCTGTGCAGCAGTTGGTGAGTGAAGTCAACTCGGCGCTACCTAAACGCGTCACAAAGAGACGTCTCGACCGATCCGACCCCAATCAGCCTGAACTTGTTCGCTGCAAACGGCGAATTCATTTCAACTATTTGCAGCAAACTCCTCCAGTTGCCGTAGCCCGCCGAAATGAGAGGGAAAGAAACAGAGTGAAACTTGTCAACTTGGGCTTCACCAGCCTTCGTCAACAACTCCCAAACGGCGCTGCCAACAAGAAAATGAGCAAAGTAGAAACACTGAGATCGGCCGTGGACTATATTAAGCAGTTGCAGGATCTTTTGGACGAGACGGACGCTGTGAACGCCGTGTTCAACAACAGTTCCCTCTCACCGACATGTTCACTGACAAGCTCGCCGTCGCCATCGAGTTATTCCCCCGAGTCGTCATCCAGCGAGGTGCTCACACCGGAGGAAGAAGAACTTGTTAATTTCACAGACTGGTTTACGATGAATGGGGCGTGCTGA